The genomic window ATGATTGTTTTTGATACAATTCATTTCCGTCATCTCTTCCTAATCCTGTTGGTCTATACTTATAATCTTTATGTTTTTCAGGATCCCAGATTACCTTTCCATCACTCCCGTAATATTTTCCTTTCTCTAAAGAAATTCCATATTTTATGGAAAGATAAGAATGAATTTTGTTCAGATCCATAGCCTTTGCTTTTTTTGGTATGAATATCAATTCATACAGATTTTGATCTTCAAATTGTATGGAAGGATTCTCTGTTTTTTCTCTATTAGAGTTTACTTTCTCTGTAAAAGAAAAAATACTTGGACGTTTGCTTATCTCCATCTTCTCTTTTCCTTTATTGTAAGTAGAATTGCTTAAAGAAATTTTTTGATCTGAATCTCTCCAGATCAACTCATCTTCTTTTGATGAATGAACTACACTAAGAGTATAATACTTACTCCTGCTGTATTCAATAGACTTCATCAAAAGTTTGCCTTTAATGCCACAGTGGAAGTTTAAAAGATTTTCATCCTTACATCGTACAGCTTCCTTCGAGGTAGGATTGGCTTTTTCCCACAACTGAATTTCTGACTTCGTAAGTTGAGAAGAGATTGGAATAGAAAAAAATAATATCAAAAATGAAAACATTTTCGAATGGATTTGTTTATTCATGGAATTAATTTTTGACTAAATGTTAATTGAATTTTTTGACATTAGGAATATAAATGTATTGAGAAATAAAATTCGAAATGGTTACCTTTTTAGCATTGAAGTAGTACAAATTCATCTTAATTTGTGTTTATTTTAATTTCTGCAAATCTAATTTTTTTAAAATTCACTTCAAAATGAATTTTTATATTTTCTTTCATAATAGATTGGTTTTTAATTTATAATACAAATATAACCCTCTAAAGCGACAGAACCTGTCGTATTATATTTTTATTGTTGTATTTTAAGTTAAAGATCTTCCATATTCGAAATGCCTAAAAATAAATATTTAGGTTTTTGATGGTATCATGGTTAGTGAGAAACTTGCCTACTAAAGCAAGTTTCTTTTTTATTTTAGGATTCTTATTTTTGTTTTAATCAGAAATAACAATTATATACGCCAAAAGAAATATTTCGACTTATGAAGTTACCTACAGAATTAGGAGATGAATATGTAAACAAAGTTCTTTCAAACCTATCCTTAAAAGATCTTCCAGATGAGGAGTGGAAGCTGATTGAAGGTTTTGAAAATTATGCTATTTCTAATTACGGCCGAGTAAAAAGTCTGGAACGAAGTATTGTAAATTCTTATGGAGGAGAGCATAGACTCCTGGACAGAATTATGAAATTACAAGTTTGTAAATATTTTAATAAATATTTAAAGGCTCATTTTTTTAGTGTGAGATGTAACCTTTGTCTTGAAGGAAGGTCATATGGAAAATCAGTAGCCCGCTTGGTATATTATCATTTTGTTGAAAAATTTAATATGGATGATCATTCATTTCTTATATCTTTTAAAGATGATAATCGGTTTAATGTACATTTTAATAATTTGGAGAAGTTAACGGTAGGCAAACTGCATAGTAAATCACTGAATACCGGTAGAGGAAAAAAAGGGAATTATCAACAGGCAGTGAGCCAATACACGGTTGACGGTGATTTTGTAGCCAGCTATGAAAATATTTATGCAGCAAGTGAAACTTTGGGAATTTATCCTCCTCATATCCTATCAGTACTCAATAAAAAAAATATTACCGCAGGAAAATTTCTGTGGTTTAAAAAAGAATATAAGCCCGGTAAAAAAGATTTTATACCGGAGGGAAAAAGTAAACCGGAAAAGATACTCAATACAAGTCTGTGGAAAAGGCTCGGGCAGCCCGTAATTGATGAAAGCAATCCTCCGGCCTGTATGAATTTATCGCTGAAAGATCTTCCCGGAGAATATTGGAAACCGTTTCCTGATCTTGAGCCGTATTTTGCCATTTCCAATAAAGGAAGAATAAAGAGGCTGAATACCTGGACGCAGAGTATAAGCCCAACTTTTTGGAAAGAGCATATTATCTCGCTCTTTGTACAAAAGTCTGGTAGTGAAAAATATTTTCTTTACACTAAATTAAGCTGTAATGGAAAAAGCTATAATATAGCCATTATCCGAATGCTTTATTATTGTTTTATTGAAAAGTTTGATCTTAAAGACAGGAATCTGGTGATTGTAAACAAAAGTGATCCACAATGGGATTTAGATATTTCTAAATTGACCTTACAGTCTGCTACTAACATCCTTACTCAAAGAAATAAGCTGTATGCTACTAAGGTAAGGACGGTACTTAATTCCAAAGAAATATTTAACAATTCTCTTTGGGAAAAGCTAGGTAAACCACGGATTAGTAAGAAGAAACCACCTGCCATTTTCGATTTATCTTTACGAGACTTACCGGATGAACGTTGGAAGCCATTACCTAGTTTTGATAGTAAATACGCTATTTCCAATAAAGGAAGAGTTAAACGATTGAGTGGATGGGGAGCCGGTATTCATTTTTATGGAGAGGAGCAGATTCTCTCTCTCAACGTAACGAAAGATAAATATCCTAAACTGTATTTTAATCTCCATAGGAAAGAAGATGTAAATCCAAAAATGCTTTTACGGCTGCTCTACTATCTCTTTGTTGAAGAATTTGATCTGAGTAACAGAACGCTAAGGATAGTTAATGAAAATAAATGGTTATGGGAGATAGATTTGTCAAAGCTGTCATTACGTCCTATGATAGATTCCTTCAAAAATAAAAAATAGGGTATAGGAGCTTTCAAAAGATTTCAAAAAAATGAGGCTGTTTCAAAAGTAAAATAATAGTCTGAGAATTTCCTAAGTGACAAAAGTTGCCAGACAGGAGATATTTTACCTTTTGAAACAGCCATTTATAGGTAATTTGCTCGAAATGGATAATGTAGATATGCTATAAAAACAACCGGGTATTGATTTTATTCTTTAATTGTTTTCGCAAAGAAAGCATATCCTCACTAATCTTTTTATCCTGAATTTTAGCATAATGCTGTGTCATTCTGATATTCGTATGACCAAGCATCTTGCTGACGGTCTCTAAAGGGACACCATTATTCAGTGTAACCGTAGTGGCAAAAGTATGTCTTGCCGTATGAAAAGTAATATCAAAATCAATTTCACATAAAGCACCTATTTCTTTTAAATATTCATTTGTCTTTTGATTGCTAAGCACAGGCAAAACAGTATTTTCGTCGACACATTTTGGATGATTTTCATATCTGCTTAAAATTTTCTGAGCATCGGCTAGTATTGGAATACTTGCCTCAACTTTTGTTTTGGTTCTTTTAATTTTTATCCATAATCCTCCGTCAATTCCTCTGGTAATTTTATGTTTTGTCAAATTCTTAACATCAATATAGGCAAGACCAGTATAACAGCAGAATACAAAAATATCACGTACAATTCTGAGTCGTTCAGAGATGAATTTTTTAGATTGAATTTTCTTTAACTGTAAATCGGTTAAAAATCTTACATCTATCGTTTCTATTTTGGATTTATAGTTTGCAAAAGGGTTTTTACTCACCCATTCGTTATCGAGACAAATATTGATTATTTTTTGGAAATTCTTGATGTATTTTACAGCGGAATTATTGGAACAATTTCTTACTGTTCTCAAATAAAACTCATAATCAGCAATAAACCCGGGATTAATATGGCGGACTTCAATATCACTGATAGTATATTTCCATTTCATAAATGCTTGTGTATGCCGTAAAGAAGTTTCATATCTTTCCCATGTACCTTTAGAGAATTCTTTTCCTATCAATTCTTTCATTTTTGAATTGTGATCTTTAAAGACTTCGATAAGGCTAACCTTTCTTTCTTCAATTCCCAGATATTTATTCCGCAGATTTTCGCAGGTTATCTCTCTTCCTTCATTAAATAGGGCATTATAGCATTTAAATAGTTTAGCTCGTGAACTTTCCAATAAGGAATTTAATTGTTGAGCTTTAGGAGTATTTCCTGTAACCTTTCTGGATTTTATACTCCATTGTGAAGTTTTTACCGTTTGCCCTGTTGAAATCTCTGTTCTTCTTCCAGCAACAGTGATTCGTAAATAAATGGTTGAAGTTTTAGGATTATTCTTTGCTTTTTTTGGATAGAACAGTAAGCTGTAGGTTTGCATAGCTTTAATTTTTAAAGGTTAGTAATATATTCTTGAACCTTTATACCTACAAGATGTTCAATCGATGAACAGGCTGTTTAATGAGAATTCGGTGAGTCAAAATGTTATCTGAAAACGACTCACCGAATGACTCACTTTCGTTTTGCATTTCTTTGATACAATTTGCTCACTCCAAACAACAAAAAAGCCTTTAAACACTATGATTTAAAGGCTTTTGATTTTATTTGTTTCTCCAACTAGCGGAGAGTGAGGGATTCGAACCCCCGGACCTGTTACAGTCAACAGTTTTCAAGACTGCCGCAATCGACCACTCTGCCAACTCTCCTGAATATCGACGCTACCGTCGTTTTCAGTGGTGCAAATATAGGACGTTTTTCATTACTGCCAAAATATTTTTAACACAAATTTCAGCAAAAATTAATAATCAACTAAAAATCAGATTCATTATTTTTATAAAGTCCGATCAATACAATGAATTTCATGGTTTAAAACAAAAAAACGCATCCCGAAAGATGCGTTCTATATTTTAATTAAATTGAATTAATGTAATTCCGCAAGATATTTTTCTGCATCCATCGCGGCCATGCAACCACTTCCGGCTGCTGTAATTGCTTGTCTGTAGATATGATCCTGAACATCTCCTGCAGCAAAAACTCCCGGAAGATTCGTTCTTGTAGAGCCTTTTTCTGTTAAGATATATCCGTTTTCATCAAGGTTGATTTGTCCTACGAAAATATCTGTATTCGGCTTGTGTCCGATGGCTATGAAAATTCCGTCAACATCCACTGTAGAAGTTTCCTTCGTTTGATTGTTGATTACTACTGCTCTTTCAACAAGGCTGTTTTCACCTTCAATTCCGATCAGCTCGTGGTGGAATTTCACTTCAATATTCGGAGTATTTTCAACTCTGTGGATCATCGCTTTTGATGCTCTGAAAACATCTTTTCTCACCAACATCGTCA from Chryseobacterium wanjuense includes these protein-coding regions:
- a CDS encoding NUMOD4 domain-containing protein, translated to MKLPTELGDEYVNKVLSNLSLKDLPDEEWKLIEGFENYAISNYGRVKSLERSIVNSYGGEHRLLDRIMKLQVCKYFNKYLKAHFFSVRCNLCLEGRSYGKSVARLVYYHFVEKFNMDDHSFLISFKDDNRFNVHFNNLEKLTVGKLHSKSLNTGRGKKGNYQQAVSQYTVDGDFVASYENIYAASETLGIYPPHILSVLNKKNITAGKFLWFKKEYKPGKKDFIPEGKSKPEKILNTSLWKRLGQPVIDESNPPACMNLSLKDLPGEYWKPFPDLEPYFAISNKGRIKRLNTWTQSISPTFWKEHIISLFVQKSGSEKYFLYTKLSCNGKSYNIAIIRMLYYCFIEKFDLKDRNLVIVNKSDPQWDLDISKLTLQSATNILTQRNKLYATKVRTVLNSKEIFNNSLWEKLGKPRISKKKPPAIFDLSLRDLPDERWKPLPSFDSKYAISNKGRVKRLSGWGAGIHFYGEEQILSLNVTKDKYPKLYFNLHRKEDVNPKMLLRLLYYLFVEEFDLSNRTLRIVNENKWLWEIDLSKLSLRPMIDSFKNKK
- a CDS encoding site-specific integrase, whose protein sequence is MQTYSLLFYPKKAKNNPKTSTIYLRITVAGRRTEISTGQTVKTSQWSIKSRKVTGNTPKAQQLNSLLESSRAKLFKCYNALFNEGREITCENLRNKYLGIEERKVSLIEVFKDHNSKMKELIGKEFSKGTWERYETSLRHTQAFMKWKYTISDIEVRHINPGFIADYEFYLRTVRNCSNNSAVKYIKNFQKIINICLDNEWVSKNPFANYKSKIETIDVRFLTDLQLKKIQSKKFISERLRIVRDIFVFCCYTGLAYIDVKNLTKHKITRGIDGGLWIKIKRTKTKVEASIPILADAQKILSRYENHPKCVDENTVLPVLSNQKTNEYLKEIGALCEIDFDITFHTARHTFATTVTLNNGVPLETVSKMLGHTNIRMTQHYAKIQDKKISEDMLSLRKQLKNKINTRLFL